CAGGCGGTTCTCGCCAGTGGGCTGGTTGGTGCTCACCACCGGGCTGGTCTCGGACAGGCCGTAACCCTCAACCGGTTGCACCCCCGTGCAGGCCTTCCACTCGTCGGCCACCGACTGGTGCAGCGCCGTGCCCCCGGAGACGGTCTGCCGCAGGGCGGGCGGATTCGACTTGAACCAGGGTTCGTTGGCAAGCGCGTGGAAGAGCACGTTGACGCCGGCGAACTGGGTGATCTCGAACTTCTCGAACGCCTTCTGCAGGTTGCTCGGTGGCCGCGGCGAGGGGCAGAGCACGTTGCGGCAGCCGTTGTAGTAGAAGCCCATCAGGTTATTGGTGAAGGCGAAGATGTGATACAGCGGCAGGGCCGTGAGCACCGTCTCCTTGCCCGGCTCGATCACTGGCTTGGAGACGGCATTGACCTGCGCCAGGTTGGCCAGAAGGTTGCCGTGGGTGAGCATCGCCCCCTTGGCCGGACCGGTGGTGCCGCCGGTGTACTGCAGCGCAGCCAGGTCGTCCGGGCCGCGCCGGACCGGATCCTCCAGCTTGGAGACGTGCGCCTTGCCGCGGGACAGCGCTTCCTTGATGGGGGTGACCTCGCCCGTGGGCTGAGGGACCATCTTCTTGAGCTTCATCACCGTGTTGATGAGCAGCCGCCGTGGCCCCGGGAAGAACTCGGCGGCGCCGGCCATGATGACGTGGGAGACGTCGGTGCCGGCGGTGGCGTCCTTGATGTTGTGCCCGAACAGGTTGAACATCAGCAACGCCCGCGCGCCACTGTCCTTGAGCTGGTGGTTGGTCTCCCGCGGTGTATACAGCGGATTGACGTTGACCAGGACCAGGCCTGCCTTGAGGATACCGAACACGGCCACCGGGTATGACTGGCAGTTGGGCAGTTGCACGGCCACACGCTCCCCCGGCTCCAGGCCGAGTTCGAAGCGCAGATAGGCGGCGAACTGGTCCGAGTACACATCCGCTTCGCGGAAGGTCATCTCACCGTGCAGGCCGTTGTCCAGGCAGGTGACGAAGGCGGTGTTGTCGCCGTTCTCCTTGGCCACGCGCCGGATGAGGTCGGCGAGGTTGCGATCCGGGAGCGGGTTGAAATCCTTGTCCACGCCCTCGCCATAGGAAGCGAGCCACGGCTGACTGTCGTAGGCTTGGGCAGGGTTCTGTGTGGTGTCGTTCATGGTCTCCATCCTCGCTGGTTCTGTTCTTCAACGGGCGGCGTGTTCTATGCTTCCCGCGCACTGTCCCCGGGCCGCCGCGCTCCTGAGCGATAACCATACCGACAGGACTGTATTGTTGCCAGTATGCGCCACCCTGGTAGAGGCTGGCGCAGTGTCGCCGGCCGAGACAGATTCGCAACCAGTCAGGATGAAACATTACCAGGACATGTCGCAACCTCTGTTGAACGGGAAAACGCCGCAAATGCAACTGTCTTCGGTCCACGACGCATTACCGGGCGGACCTCCGTGACCGTGCCGCTGCTGCACGATCTGCCCTATCCATCCGATCCCGCGGCACTGTTTCAGCGACTCCGGGATCTCGCCGGGGCCGTCTGGCTTGACAGCGGCGGCCCGGGCGCCCAGGCGCGCTTCGACGTCATGGCGGCCTTGCCGACGCGTGTATTGCTGCAGGAGGCGGGGTGCATCTGGCGACAGGAGCACGGGGTCTGGGAGGAGATCGGCGGTGATCCCTGGGATGCCATCAGGGAGTTGCTGGGCGAGCCCGTACCGTCGGTGGACGGGTTGCCGTTCAGCGGTGGCGCGCTGGGGTACTTCGGCTACGATCTCGGGCACGCCGACGTGGTCGGTCGGCATGATCCGCGCCCCGGCGATGGCATGCCCGAACTGTGGCTAGGCTTTTATGACTGCGTGGTCGTACTGGACCATGTTGACTGTCGCGCCCGCCTGGTGGAGCGCCCCGGAGGCAAGGCCGCGGCAACGGCCATGCTCTCGCGACTTTGGGACAACGCCCTGCAGGAGTCAGCGGAGCGGTTCCGCGCCGGGCCGCTGCGGGAAGAGCCCGGGCGTGACGGTTACGGGCGCGCCTTCCGTGCAGTGAAGCAGTATCTGCGTGATGGTGACTGTTACCAGGTGAACCTGGCGCGCGCGTTCCGCTGCAGCTACACCGGCGACCCCTGGGATGCCTATCGCCGCCTGCGGCGCTGGAGCCCCGCGCCGCACGGAGCATGGCTCAGTCTGCCGGACGGGCGCGCCGTACTCAGCCTGTCCCCTGAGCGGTTTCTGGCGTTGGCGGGCGGTCGTGTGGAGACCCGGCCCATCAAGGGAACGCGCCCGCGCGGCGCCGATCCGGATGGGGATCGCCGGCTGGCCGCCGAGCTTCAGGCCAGCAACAAGGACCGGGCAGAGAACGTGATGATCGTGGACCTGCTGCGCAACGACCTGGGGCGGGTGTGCCGCACCGGGAGTGTGCGCGTGCCGCGCCTGTTCGGCGTCGAAACCTTTGCCAGCGTCCATCACATGGTCAGCGTGGTGGAGGGCCTTCTGCGCCCCGGAGAGGACGCCGTTTCCCTGCTGCGCGCATGCTTCCCCGGCGGCTCCATCACCGGGGCACCGAAGAAGCGGGCCATGGAGATCATCGCCGAGTTGGAGCCGACGCGTCGCGGCCCGTACTGTGGTGCCATCGGCTACATCGGTTACGACGGCGCCATGGATACCAGCATTACCATCCGCACGGCGGTGTGCCAGGGTGGCGTGATGACCTATCGCGCAGGCGGTGGCCTGGTGATGGATTCAGAAGAGCAGGCCGAATACCAGGAAACCCGGGACAAGGCCCACGCCTTCCTGCGGCTCGCCAGTGAGGGCGAGGCGGACGGCCGACGGGATTGAGCGGCCGCGCCGTTGGCATCCGTCGGGGCTCAGTCGGCGAGCAGTCCTGCCAGCGCCACTGTCTCCTCGTGCTCACGGCGGCAAGCGCTGGCCACGCGGGTCAGGGCGGCGGCATCCAGGCCACGGTCCTGGAGCGCCGGCGGTACCGGGGCATCGAAGCCTGTATCCGCCCAGTTGGCAGCGTTACGCAGCAGCCCCAGAAGGCCGGGTTCCCGGGCTGCGTCCGGTGTTCCCATGGCCTCGACGAGGGCGCAGACCGACACCGGCAGTTCCCACTCGCGCAGCAGCATGCCGCCCGCCTGATGGTGATCGACATCCAGTTCGGCGCGGATCAGGGCTGCCAGCCCGGCGTCGGGCTGGCGCTGGCGTGCTGCGAAGACGGTGTCGAGCTCGCGGGGAAAGCCGTGCGCCAGCAGCAGGATCCCAATGGAGTGCAGCAGCCCCGCGAGTTGTGCGGGGGCGGGGTCCAGAGCGGCGGCCTGGGCCAGCCGTCCACTTGCTCCGGCGGTGGCGATGGCGTGCTGCCAGTATCGCGCCGGCTCAAAACCGGGGCAGCGCGACGCGTCGAACTGGTTGCGCAGCAGAATGGAGGTGACCAGCACACGCAGGCGGTTAAGTCCCAGCCGCATCACGGCCTCGTCAAGGCCGCTGATGCTGCCCTGGCCGGAGTAGAACGCGCTGTTGGCCGTGGAGACAATGCGCGCGGCCAGTGATGGCTCGCGGCCCAGAGTGTGCGCGAGGCTGGCGACATCCGCTTCCTCGGCGTTGACCTGGAGCAGGATCTCGTGACTGACGTAAGGCAGCGACGGCAGCGCTGCGGCCTCTAGCATGTTCGGCCGATGGCCCATGGGCTGTCCTGGTGTTCTGGAACTCAAGTTCGTTGCATTGCGAGCGCCTGTGCCGCACCGGCTTGAGCGTCACAGGGAGTATACTGGTGCAAGGGTCGGTTCCGCGCAACGCCCTGACGGGTTGTCGCCCTCCGGCCTGGCGCGCACAATCCGGTGACCATGCGACGCATTGGTCCTGACAACACAGAGTCCTGGAGGTGAGTATGGAAGAGGCGGTCATTGTAGCGGCACACCGGAGTGCCGTCGGCGGCTTTGGCGGCTCGTTGTCGAGCCTGACAGCGGTGCAGCTGGGTACCCAGGTGATCCGGGGCACGCTGGAGCGCGCGGGGGTTTCGCCGGAGCAGGTCGACGAGGTCATCCTCGGGCAGGTGCTCACCGCCGGCGCTGGCCAGAACCCGGCGCGGCAGTCTTCCATTCATGCGGGCATCCCGGATCGCGTTCCGGCGATGACCATCAACAAGGTCTGCGGCAGCGGGCTCAAGGCGGTGTCCATGGCCGCCCAGGCCATTGCCCTGGGGGATGCGGAAATCA
The DNA window shown above is from Aquisalimonas sp. 2447 and carries:
- a CDS encoding HDOD domain-containing protein, giving the protein MGHRPNMLEAAALPSLPYVSHEILLQVNAEEADVASLAHTLGREPSLAARIVSTANSAFYSGQGSISGLDEAVMRLGLNRLRVLVTSILLRNQFDASRCPGFEPARYWQHAIATAGASGRLAQAAALDPAPAQLAGLLHSIGILLLAHGFPRELDTVFAARQRQPDAGLAALIRAELDVDHHQAGGMLLREWELPVSVCALVEAMGTPDAAREPGLLGLLRNAANWADTGFDAPVPPALQDRGLDAAALTRVASACRREHEETVALAGLLAD
- the pabB gene encoding aminodeoxychorismate synthase component I, whose translation is MTVPLLHDLPYPSDPAALFQRLRDLAGAVWLDSGGPGAQARFDVMAALPTRVLLQEAGCIWRQEHGVWEEIGGDPWDAIRELLGEPVPSVDGLPFSGGALGYFGYDLGHADVVGRHDPRPGDGMPELWLGFYDCVVVLDHVDCRARLVERPGGKAAATAMLSRLWDNALQESAERFRAGPLREEPGRDGYGRAFRAVKQYLRDGDCYQVNLARAFRCSYTGDPWDAYRRLRRWSPAPHGAWLSLPDGRAVLSLSPERFLALAGGRVETRPIKGTRPRGADPDGDRRLAAELQASNKDRAENVMIVDLLRNDLGRVCRTGSVRVPRLFGVETFASVHHMVSVVEGLLRPGEDAVSLLRACFPGGSITGAPKKRAMEIIAELEPTRRGPYCGAIGYIGYDGAMDTSITIRTAVCQGGVMTYRAGGGLVMDSEEQAEYQETRDKAHAFLRLASEGEADGRRD
- a CDS encoding AMP-binding protein; protein product: MNDTTQNPAQAYDSQPWLASYGEGVDKDFNPLPDRNLADLIRRVAKENGDNTAFVTCLDNGLHGEMTFREADVYSDQFAAYLRFELGLEPGERVAVQLPNCQSYPVAVFGILKAGLVLVNVNPLYTPRETNHQLKDSGARALLMFNLFGHNIKDATAGTDVSHVIMAGAAEFFPGPRRLLINTVMKLKKMVPQPTGEVTPIKEALSRGKAHVSKLEDPVRRGPDDLAALQYTGGTTGPAKGAMLTHGNLLANLAQVNAVSKPVIEPGKETVLTALPLYHIFAFTNNLMGFYYNGCRNVLCPSPRPPSNLQKAFEKFEITQFAGVNVLFHALANEPWFKSNPPALRQTVSGGTALHQSVADEWKACTGVQPVEGYGLSETSPVVSTNQPTGENRLGTIGLPVPGTIVRIIDEEWNPVPAGEVGELAVKGPQVFQGYWNKPEETDAVLKDDFFRTGDMAAMDPDGFFRIVDRKKDMIDVSGFNVYPNEVEEVLSEHPDIDEAAVIGIPNQEAGGETVRAYVVTRNKELKEEDVIEFARKNLTAYKVPKEVRFADELPKTPVGKILRKDLRNQVLNDEG